A genomic segment from Cutaneotrichosporon cavernicola HIS019 DNA, chromosome: 7b encodes:
- the DAM1 gene encoding uncharacterized protein (DASH complex subunit Dam1): MSQHPLRRISTGSLSSLARSQGPSNSGLDWLEPALTDLADEAATLSANIGRLNEMHTALDKFNEGFAAYLYALKVNAFCVEWNEGPDGNSWRRLEELTAPDPNPKPKHETNPDPKRDLRSSARSPSSSPLAGNNTYETIASFSPEPGRAQRRAALGAKKRREVQISGIIDTQLPLEYRGGDANMRLVMEKVIDKLIDAEEGLPIAAIVSSPTLLHPRVNKALIALVAKKLVAKTSEKVSLV, translated from the exons ATGTCACAACACCCCCTTCGTCGCATATCGACCGGCTCGCTAtcctccttggcgcgaTCACAAGGACCCTCCAACTCCGGACTCGACTGGCTCGAACCCGCCCtcaccgacctcgcggaTGAGGCGGCTACTCTGTCCGCCAACATTGGGCGGCTGAACGAGATGCACACGGCGCTGGACAAATTTAATGAAGGATTCGCGGCATACCTCTACGCGTTGAAGGTTAACGCGTTCTGCGTCGAGTGGAACGAGGGCCCGGATGGGAATAGTtggaggaggttggaggaGTTGACTG CGCCCGATCCCAATCCCAAGCCAAAGCACGAAACGAATCCCGACCCAAAGCGAGACCTGAGATCCAGCGCTCGCtcaccctcttcctcccctttGGCAGGCAACAACACCTACGAGACGATAGCCTCATTCTCGCCGGAGCCTGGGCGTG CACAGCGGCGTGCAGCGCTTGGGGCGAAGAAACGACGCGAAGTCCAAATCTCGGGTATCATCGATACCCAACTGCCACTCGAATACCGCGGTGGGGACGCT AACATGCGGTTGGTCATGGAGAAGGTTATTGATAAGCTTAtagatgccgaggaggggtTGCCTA ttGCGGCTATCGTTTCCTCACCGACGCTGTTACATCCGCGAGTAAACAAAGCGCTCATTGCGCTCGTGGCGAAGAAGCTGGTCGCCAAGACGAGCGAGAAGGTTAGTCTGGTTTGA
- a CDS encoding uncharacterized protein (Acetyltransferase (GNAT) domain), with product MKNVYAAQSNLGPSEAASRAPTPPGVIIRPALPSDALRIADIGARVFDATFAHTCSQEDMDDYLGANFTEAIISSELADTTKSVYVACTTDGGEKVAAFVVLNRASTEACVEHIPAQDRIEVQRVYADPAVQGRGVARLLMERAVQIMRKDGYKFAWLGVWENNVRATKFYEKFGFKRVGEHEFWLGSECQLDYIFAREL from the exons ATGAAAAACG tctACGCAGCCCAATCCAACCTCGGTCCCTCTGAGGCAGCGTCACGCGCGCCCACCCCGCCCGGTGTAATCATCCGACCCGCTCTTCCCTCCGATGCATTGCGGATAGCAGACATCGGTGCGCGAGTATTTGACGCGACTTTCGCCCACACGTGTTCGCaggaggacatggacgactACCTCGGTGCCAACTTTACGGAAGCGATCATCAGCTCGGAGTTGGCCGACACCACAAAATCTGTGTACGTTGCATGCACCACCGACGGAGGGGAGAAGGTCGCCGCGTTTGTTGTGCTCAACCGCGCCTCCACCGAAGCCTGCGTCGAACACATCCCGGCCCAAGATCGAATCGAGGTCCAGCGTGTCTATGCCGACCCGGCTGTGCAggggcgcggcgtcgcgcggtTACTAATGGAGAGAGCAGTGCAGATTATGCGCAAGGACGGCTACAAGTTCGCCTGGCTTGGGGTGTGGGAGAATAATGTGCGGGCGACAAAGTTTTACGAGAAGTTTGGGTTTAAGAGAGTGGGAGAACATGAGTTCTGGCTTGGGAGTGAGTGCCAGTTGGACTATATCTTTGCGCGCGAGTTGTAG
- a CDS encoding uncharacterized protein (Uncharacterized protein conserved in bacteria (DUF2237)), with the protein MSLIKRRASTMVLETARMSVLHGPLQPLTRPGDTSHPTGFYRDGYCWGSSDDPGRHYVGAVMSKAFLEFSKDRGNDLSSRRPGFRGLTEGCKWCLCVERWKEALVASETLGRHIVPRVDLAATALDTLRDMSIDDLEQFAYDPASSEPEAEGPRSPFSSGSGGTGSRGDNIRRNGS; encoded by the exons ATGTCGCTCATCAAGCGGCGCGCAAGTACCATGGTTCTTGAGACTGCGAGGATGAGTG TCCTCCACGGCCCCCTCCAACCGCTAACACGCCCCGGCGACACATCCCACCCAACCGGCTTCTACCGTGACGGGTACTGCTGGGGATCGTCGGATGATCCGGGCCGCCACTATGTTGGCGCGGTCATGTCCAAGGCGTTTTTGGAGTTTAGTAAGGATAGAG gcaaCGACCTGAGTTCGCGGCGCCCTGGCTTCCGCGGCCTGACCGAGGGATGCAAGTGGTGTCTCTGTGTTGAACG atggaaggaggcgctcgtcgcgtcCGAGACGCTTGGAAGGCATATTGTTCCGCG cgtcgacctcgccgccacaGCCCTCGACACACTGCGCGACATGTCAatcgacgacctcgagcaaTTCGCCTACGACCCGGCCTCTTCTGAACCCGAAGCGGAAGGCCCCCGCTcacccttctcctcgggcAGTGGGGGTACGGGCTCGCGTGGTGACAATATACGTCGGAACGGCTCGTGA
- the VPS34 gene encoding uncharacterized protein (Belongs to the PI3 PI4-kinase family), with amino-acid sequence MQDPSRDKDLSFAKLSDLGFHISIKIVSLEGRVPKHSFTDVLEDEDLRHSGTDRDGLTDLYVTCQLWTDGKANCLPFRTTWKDFARSYSWNQSIVLFITYQSLQPTSQLTFTIWDVQGAGKAVPVGGTTMKLFRPDRTLRRGQQRLYVHRGVEADPTADSTTPSEMTSAEDEMGRLERLVKDYERGDVPKIDWLDRIAFRQIERAHAAEAKQSDNLYLYIDLPRFDFPIVYSEHESPIPYPPAPVPRDPQTHQHTPALPPNSLSNDKHLWRLYDPDAWRENPVEIKHRKLLRSQRLGDEGRDLKPGPADRDRLNEIFSMPPTAQLSANDKDLLWKFRFSLFRSPRSLTKFLKCVTWSDPVEAKQATEKLLPLWGQEVGMDDALELLGPGFADRRVRAFAVERLKRADDEEIMLYLLQLVQALKFEHEPAPSKRSRRRDEPSATNVGDSGLAQFLIDRAVANPIFATKFHWYLGIECNFHTPFGKMFTEVGFRLQTKLGEGLALQDVLTRQAALVEALSARAKEIRGSKDSRSRKIEKLKTYIGDARHGLCPLPTAVPLPLDPRVTASSINAERSSVFKSNLLPLLLWFETVANDDEPDAETVSPDYPLIFKNGDDLRQDQLVIQLFNLMDRLLRKENLDLRLSPYSVLATSTTEGMIQFVPSKSLAAIMAEHGSLQNYLREHHPDVGALGSYGIEGGVMDTFIRSCAGYSVLTYILGVGDRHLDNLMLAPDGHFFHVDFGYILGRDPKPYPPPVKVCKEMVDAMGGQQSAHYARFQSLCYTAFVNLRKNANLILNLVALMVDAGIQDIQLEPDKAVWKVQEKFMLDLPEEDAIKQFEALLSETSYLTTMFDRFHDWAQYLRD; translated from the exons ATGCAGGACCCATCGAGGGACAAGGATCTCTCATTTGCAAAACTCAGCGACCTCGGCTTTCACATCTCCATCAAAAT cgtcTCGCTTGAAGGACGTGTACCAAAGCACTCGTTCACGGACGTgcttgaggacgaggacctgCGACACTCGGGGACGGATAGGGA cggcCTCACAGACCTGTACGTCACCTGCCAATTGTGGACCGACGGCAAGGCCAACTGCCTTCCTTTCCGCACAACATGGAAGGACTTTGCGCGCTCGTACAG CTGGAATCAGAGCATTGTATTGTTTATCACGTATCAGAGTCTCCAGCCGACGTCGCAGCTCACGTTCACAATCTGGGACGTGCAGGGTGCGGGGAAGGCGGTTCCGGTCGGCGGGACCACGATGAAGCTGTTCCGGCCCGACAg AACGCTTCGCCGCGGACAGCAGCGACTGTATGTCCACCGTGGAGTAGAAGCAGATCCCACGGCCGACTCAACGACGCCCAGCGAAATGACGAgcgcggaggacgagatgggTCGCCTCGAACGATTAGTGAAGGACTACGAGCGTGGCGATGTACCCAAGATCGACTGGCTTGACCGCATCGCGTTCCGCCAGATCGAGCGTGCtcacgccgccgaggcaAAGCAATCCGATAACCTGTACCTCTACATCGACCTGCCGCGCTTCGACTTCCCCATCGTCTACAGCGAACACGAGAGCCCCATTCCATATCCTCCTGCCCCGGTGCCTCGCGATCCGCAGACACATCAGCACACGCCGGCGTTACCTCCAAACTCGCTGAGCAATGACAAGCACTTGTGGAGGCTGTATGATCCCGACGCGTGGCGCGAGAACCCCGTCGAGATCAAGCACCGAAAGTTGCTCCGTTCACAgcgtctcggcgacgagggacGAGACCTGAAGCCGGGACCGGCAGACCGCGACAGGTTAAAC GAAATCTTCTCTATGCCACCCACCGCACAGCTGTCCGCCAACGACAAGGACCTACTGTGGAAGTTCCGCTTCTCATTGTTCCGCTCGCCCCGGTCGCTCACCAAGTTCCTCAAGTGCGTTACATGGTCGGATCCCGTCGAAGCGAAACAGGCCACCGAGAAGCTTCTCCCATTGTGGGGTCAGGAGGTGGGGATGGATGACGCGCTCGAACTACTGGGTCCTGGCTTCGCAGATCGCCGGGTTCGCGCGTTCGCGGTCGAGAGGTTGAAGCGagcggacgacgag GAGATCATGCTCTACCTCCTGCAGCTCGTTCAGGCCCTCAAGTTCGAGCACGAGCCGGCGCCGTCAAAACGctcgcgtcggcgagacgAACCATCAGCAACTAACGTGGGGGACAGCGGGCTCGCGCAGTTCCTGATTGACCGTGCTGTTGCCAACCCCATATTTGCAACAAAGTTCCACTGGTATCTCGGCATTGAGTGTAACTTCCACACTCCATTCGGAAAGATGTTCACAGAAGTTGGGTTCCGATTGCAAACAAAGTTGGGCGAG GGGCTGGCGCTGCAGGATGTTCTCACACGGCAAGCGGCACTCGTCGAAGCACTCTCTGCACGCGCGAAGGAGATCCGCGGCTCAAAggactcgcgctcgcgcaagatcgagaagctcaagaCGTACATCGGCGACGCCCGGCATGGCCTCTGTCCGCTTCCCACTGCGGTGCCGCTACCCCTCGATCCTCGCGTGACAGCGTCGTCGATCAACGCCGAGCGCTCGTCTGTGTTCAAGTCGAACCTGCTCCCATTGCTTCTGTGGTTCGAGACGGTTGcgaacgacgacgagccagaCGCGGAGACGGTCTCGCCCGACTATCCCCTCATCTTCAAGAACGGCGACGACTTACGGCAAGACCAGCTCGTGATCCAGCTCTTCAACCTCATGGACCGCCTGCTGAGGAAGGAGAACCTCGATCTCCGACTCAGCCCGTACTCAGTCCTCGCAACGTCGACGACTGAGGGCATGATCCAGTTCGTGCCAAGCAAGAGCCTGGCCGCGATCATGGCTGAGCACGGCAGTTTGCAGAACTATCTGCGCGAGCACCACCCCGATGTCGGTGCGTTAGGGTCGTACGGcatcgagggcggcgtCATGGACACGTTTATCAGGAGTTGCG CGGGCTACTCGGTGCTCACGTACattctcggcgtcggcgaccgCCACCTTGACAACCTGATGCTCGCGCCAGACG GCCATTTCTTCCATGTCGACTTTGGCTACATCCTCGGCCGTGACCCGAAGCCCTATCCCCCGCCAGTCAAGGTGTGTAAGGAGATGGTTGACGCAATGGGTGGGCAGCAAAGTGCGCACTACGCCCGTTTCCAGAGCCTGTGTTACACAGCGTTCGTGAATCTGCGGAAGAACGCCAACCTCATCTTGAATCTGGTGGCGCTCATGGTCGACGCGGGCATCCAGGACATCCAGCTTGAGCCTGACAAGGCCGTGTGGAAGGTGCAGGAAAAGTTCATGCTCGATCTCCCtgaggaggacgcgatCAAGCAGTTCGAGGCGCTGCTGAGCGAGACGTCGTACCTCACCACCATGTTTGACCGGTTCCACGACTG GGCGCAATACTTGCGAGACTAG
- the NOP14 gene encoding uncharacterized protein (Nop14-like family) produces the protein MAPSQLAQLKAALSSGGLNRKSQSKKSKKSGGKKGGAQEVDRAKKIAKLDEIRARFNKFDERETRTKHDVGGRNLKGVVGRPTAARSAGIEARRETLLGEHHLRDHRGTFRDRRFGENDPTMSVEDRMLERYTRERQRGQGKKGMFNLEDDEGFDDDDGFALGLTHGGRSVMDLPGDDFDMLGMGDEEESGAISRQRVAREHFGGFRDEEDEEDEGERKKTKHEVMSEIIAKSKGYKLERQKQRDEDEEMREQLDDGLDELRELLAGNAPVKPAVQLPGVERGAPIADQHNDKDYDQFVRSLAFEARAKPKDRTKTEEEEAADEVERLQAAEAKRLRRMHGEESEDEEEGGKRRKDRAPDADDLGDDFMGEVDDEGNVLLGEGLTRKTIEEMAPERDEGSGDEDEDGESGEEGEEDDDDEEENDDDDDDDDESVSDLEDLDSDEASDDEAPQLVPVSKKRKAPPVDEIPFTFSCPATLAEFEEILEPLADSALPTVVQRIRALHHPSLAQGNKERLQDFLGVLLDYILVLASDERFESITALGPHLAALVKLNPLTASSHFIAKLTLMQKNLVRGLARGASNPTSKTMPGAPELTLLRLVGVTWSTSDFSHPVVQPAMLLMGQYLSQSRIRSTSDLASGLFMCSLVAQYEAESKRLMPEAINFLASTIRALLKRKKDAPFVRAYPNLVSGEMFLSMGVPPHHPINLFSRSEPEQTRSNLLAAALRLIQSFASLYSSLDAFVELFTPLSTVLSSSRTKLHPDLKSLFTQTASQLENQLRLATTSRMPLTLQDHKPIPIASYAPKFEKDFAPDRHYDPDVERNAAAKLRAAYKKERKGAIRELRKDNRFLASEKAREQAAKDDEYSAKMRKAHGSLNAERAEEKEMEREKRRDKRRRGN, from the exons ATGGCGCCCTCCCAACTGGCGCAGCTCAAAGCTGCACTCTCCTCGGGCGGACTGAACCGTAAGAGCCAGAGCAAAAAGTCAAAAAAGTCGGGCGGCAAAAagggcggcgcgcaggAGGTCGACCGGGCGAAGAAGATCGCAaagctcgacgagatccGCGCCAGGTTCAACAAGTttgacgagcgcgagacACGTACCAAGCACGATGTGGGCGGACGCAACCTCAAGGGTGTAGTTGGTAGGCCGACAGCGGCTCGGTCCGCAGGGAtcgaggcgcgccgcgAGACACTCCTCGGCGAACACCATCTGCGCGACCACCGCGGCACGTTCCGCGATCGGCGATTCGGCGAGAACGACCCGACCATGAGTGTCGAGGATCGCATGCTTGAGCGATACACTCGCGAGAGGCAGCGCGGAcagggcaagaagggcatgttcaacctcgaggacgacgaggggttcgacgacgacgatgggTTTGCGCTGGGTCTCACGCACGGCGGGCGGAGCGTCATGGATCTCCCTGGGGACGACTTTGATATGCTGGGAAtgggagatgaggaggagagtggTGCGATTTCGCGTCAGCGCGTGGCGAGGGAGCACTTTGGCGGGTtccgcgacgaggaggatgaggaggacgag GGCGAGCGCAAGAAGACCAAGCACGAGGTCATGTCCGAGATCATCGCCAAGAGCAAGGGGTACAAGCTCGAGCGACAGAagcagcgcgacgaggacgaagaaatgcgcgagcagctcgacgatgGGCTGGACGAactgcgcgagctgctggcTGGTAACGCGCCGGTCAAGCCCGCTGTTCAGCTGCCTGGTGTGGAACGCGGTGCACCGATCGCGGACCAACACAACGACAAGGACTACGACCAATTTGTGCGGAGCCTTGCgttcgaggcgcgcgccaagcccaaggacCGCACcaagaccgaggaggaggaagcggccgacgaggttgagcgcctgcaggccgccgaggcgaaGCGGTTGCGCCGCATGCACGGGGAGGAGtctgaggacgaggaggagggagggaagaggCGCAAGGACCGAGCGCCGGACGCggatgacctcggcgacgactttatgggcgaggtcgacgacgaggggaATGTGCTTCTTGGTGAGGGTCTTACGCGCAAGACCATTGAGGAGATGGCACCGGAGAGAGACGAGGGGAgtggggatgaggacgaggacggagagagtggggaggagggcgaggaggatgatgacgatgaggaggagaatgacgacgacgacgacgatgacgacgagtccgtgtccgacctcgaggacctcgacagcgacgaggcAAGCGACGATGAGGCGCCCCAGCTCGTGCCCGTCagcaagaagcgcaaggcaCCACCCGTCGACGAGATTCCATTTACTTTCTCGTGTCCCGCGACACTCGCCGAGTTCGAGGAGATTCTCGAGCCTCTGGCTGACTCGGCGCTCCCCACCGTCGTACAGCGCATCCGCGCACTGCACCACCCTTCTCTGGCGCAGGGAAACAAGGAGCGGCTGCAGGACTTCCTCGGCGTTCTGCTCGACTACATCCTCGTACTTGCGTCCGATGAGCGGTTCGAGAGCATCACCGCGTTGGGCCCGCACCTTGCCGCGCTTGTCAAGCTCAACCCCCTCACGGCCAGCTCGCACTTTAtcgccaagctcacgcTCATGCAGAAGAACCTCGTGCGTGGTCTGGCTCGCGGCGCGTCCAACCCGACCTCCAAGACCATGCCAGGAGCGCCTGaactcaccctcctccgcctggTTGGCGTCACATGGTCCACATCCGACTTTAGCCACCCAGTCGTGCAGCCCGCCATGCTCCTCATGGGCCAGTATCTCTCGCAAAGCCGGATCCGTTCCACGTCCGACCTGGCGTCGGGCCTCTTCATGTGCTCCCTCGTGGCGCAGtacgaggccgagagcaAGCGTCTCATGCCCGAGGCCATCAACTTCCTCGCCTCAACGATTCGTGCGCTTTTGAAGCGGAAGAAGGACGCACCCTTTGTCCGCGCGTACCCCAACCTCGTGTCGGGCGAGATGTTCCTCTCCATGGGCGTGCCGCCGCACCACCCAATCAACCTCTTCTCAAGGTCGGAGCCTGAACAGACGCGCTCGAACCTGCTCGCAGCGGCGCTGCGGTTGATCCAATCCTTTGCCTCCCTCTATTCAAGCCTAGACGCCTTTGTGGAGCTCTTTACCCCTCTTTCCACAGtcctctcctcatcgcgGACCAAGCTCCACCCCGACCTGAAATCGCTGTTCACTCAAACTGCCTCTCAGCTCGAGAACCAGCTCCgtctcgccaccacctctCGCATGCCCCTCACGTTGCAGGACCACAAGCCAATCCCGATTGCCAGCTATGCGCCAAAGTTCGAGAAGGACTTTGCGCCGGACAGGCATTACGACCCAGACGTGGAGCGCAATGCGGCGGCCAAGTTGCGTGCTGCATACAAGAAGGAACGGAAGGGTGCGATCCGCGAACTGCGCAAGGACAACCGTTTCCTTGCCTCCGAGAAAGCACGCGAACAGGCAGCaaaggacgacgagtacaGTGCCAAGATGCGGAAAGCGCATGGAAGCCTCAATGCCGAAAGGgcagaggagaaggagatggagcggGAGAAGCGGCGCGACAAGCGGCGCCGGGGCAACTAG
- a CDS encoding uncharacterized protein (Aminotransferase class I and II), translating into MNIDTVPFAAEPAAPRTGLPKARDMSHHLNSITKRREANKLKELYKYAAIPGMIPMAGGVPSPAIFPFETLSADILRYDHLPLNPPRIPKKQGLFEWLFSSSSPVTDKINIPKYAPDPTDPMAIQLATSLQYAAATGPPAFPVWLRKYVETVFKPAFADWDVLLDVGATDAMTKVCSMMLSEGDSVLVEEWTYPGAMNAYLPYDVNVVGLPMDHEGIIAADMDKVLAEWDVEKQGRFPRMLYTVPTGQNPTGATMLADRRREVYEICSKYDIVIVEDEPYYCLFMDEYVPQGVKLSPVAQASRDAETSEGGKGNDAFLKSLPPSFLHFDTDGRVIRFDTFSKTSCPGSRLGWVTSSPIFIERLTRISECGTQAPSGFATALTLTMLNHWGWDGYVRWLRGIKANYRMKRDWMLDALADSFHLESDSNGLNPLVITTPFGRRFTGYARPNPASAEGRWDEKRGLTGAHGKPLISYIPPSAGMFVFLGVHLSGHPEYAALGDDATRILADRLWRVLAKHHVLFAPGWAFDPEGPHNIGGEGMGYFRLSFSIVTYEETRDAMEVFAKVLGKFLNK; encoded by the exons ATGAACATCGACACAGTCCCGTTCGCCGCTGAGCCGGCTGCCCCGCGTACCGGCCTTCCAAAGGCCCGTGACATGAGCCACCACCTAAACAGCATAACCAAGCGGCGGGAGGCTAACAAGCTCAAAGAGCT ATACAAATACGCCGCGATCCCCGGCATGATCCCCATGGCGGGCGGAGTCCCGTCCCCGGCCATCTTTCCTTTCGAGACACTCAGCGCCGACATCCTGCGCTACGACCACTTGCCGCTCAACCCGCCGCGCATCCCGAAAAAGCAGGGGCTATTTGAGTGGCTCTtctcttcatcttctcCAGTTACAGACAAGATCAACATCCCTAAATACGCTCCCGACCCGACGGACCCGATGGCGATCCAGCTGGCCACGTCGCTGCAATACGCGGCTGCGACTGGCCCACCCGCCTTCCCCGTCTGGTTACGCAAGTATGTCGAGACCGTGTTCAAGCCCGCTTTCGCCGACTGGGACGTGCTTCTTGACGTTGGTGCCACAGACGCCATGACCAAGGTTTGCAGCATGATGCTCTCCGAGGGCGACAGTGTTCTTGTTGAGGAATGGACGTACCCCGGCGCAATGAACGCGTACCTCCCGTACGACGTGAATGTCGTCGGACTTCCAATGGACCACGAGGGCATTATCGCCGCAGATATGGACAAGGTTCTAGCCGAATGGGATGTGGAGAAGCAGGGTCGATTCCCTCGCATGCTTTACACTGTGCCCACAGGCCAGAACCCGACCGGCGCAACCATGCTCGCCGACCGCCGCCGGGAGGTGTACGAGATTTGTTCAAAGTATGACATTGTgatcgtcgaggacgagccgtACTACTGCCTATTCATGGACGAGTACGTTCCCCAGGGCGTCAAGTTGTCACCCGTCGCCCAAGCCTCACGTGACGCAGAGACATCAGAGGGAGGCAAGGGCAACGACGCGTTCCTCAAGAGTCTTCCGCCCAGCTTCCTCCACTTTGACACGGACGGGCGTGTGATCCGCTTCGAC acaTTCTCCAAGACGTCGTGTCCGGGCTCGCGGCTTGGATGGGTTACTTCCTCACCAATCTTCATCGAGCGCCTAACCCGAATCTCGGAGTGCGGGACGCAAGCACCGTCCGGTTTCGCGACTGCGCTCACACTAACGATGCTCAACCACTGGGGTTGGGACGGCTACGTCCGCTGGCTGCGTGGCATCAAGGCCAACTACCGCATGAAGCGTGACTGGATGCTTGACGCGCTAGCCGACAGTTTCCACCTCGAATCCGACTCGAATGGCCTTAACCCGTTAGTCATAACCACACCATTTGGACGCAGATTTACTGGTTACGCGCGCCCCAATCCTGCCTCAGCCGAAGGGCGGTGGGACGAGAAGCGCGGTCTGACCGGAGCACACGGCAAGCCGTTGATCAGCTACATTCCGCCGAGTGCGGGCATGTTCGTCTTCCTGGGCGTGCACCTCTCCGGCCACCCCGAATACGCAGCGCTGGGGGACGACGCAACTAGAATCTTGGCGGACCGGCTATGGCGCGTCCTGGCCAAGCACCATGTCCTCTTCGCTCCGGGATGGGCTTTTGATCCGGAGGGACCCCACAATattggcggcgaggggaTGGGATACTTCCGCCTCTCATTCTCGATCGTGACGTATGAGGAGACGCGCGACGCGATGGAGGTGTTTGCCAAGGTTCTCGGTAAGTTCTTGAACAAGTAG
- a CDS encoding uncharacterized protein (GAL4-like Zn(II)2Cys6 (or C6 zinc) binuclear cluster DNA-binding domain) has translation MNGTRPESPDHDDKRHRPVPYPQPARSNSNQSGQSPDDEGRRASLTSCEACRKGKRRCEPSPLVPADHPEAAKLPCARCRRFALECVRMRVSRRKGPAPVDLSAVSDAQHGYGYGDDVKPNIDAAFPLPVPLTSPSFPLLAAASPNVDMLGTNNLDQVASPSVVDNIMGLFFDYVYPLTPCLHRPTFLADLAARRDKTDPIFFALTLCVLASTLVQVPRKLVNLQKEQVESLARRCVRVARHKIAYIWDEPSPMRTEFVVIFYLEGIVHLILGNNTAHVVVTAQANQCALTLRLNEESSYEGLNPIETEIRRRIYWLLFQADKSTACNRARTINLRLDDAPGLRLPTEVDDEQITLEGIMPQLPGCTPTIAGFNIVTNLFRALNDALLLQRRRTTPSIDSIIADLNTVARLSDEITEITNNVASPLRIRFSSKHDSRASSPAQGWEEDMQARLRDFFAGVTPQDSINSFRVMQGNILATRQVVRLVLLQTRNALLGRLGTLTNLPPEAVPGLAGSRATETPLDIAHDLLDGLNNLPEECVAVNGPSLVQKVRYVAIQLLDGTALPSQQAVRAQNLLMQFLSVLGIIEELFSFGRDVSAE, from the exons ATGAACGGAACCAGGCCCGAGTCCCCCGATCACGACGACAAGCGCCACAGGCCAGTGCCGTACCCCCAGCCCGCGCGGAGCAACTCGAATCAGAGCGGGCAGAGCCCTGACGATGAGGGCCGGCGGGCGTCGTTGACGA GCTGCGAAGCGTGTCGGAAGGGCAA ACGCCGCTGCGAACCATCGCCGCTTGTGCCAGCCGACCACCCCGAAGCCGCCAAGCTCCCATGTGCGCGCTGCCGGCGGTTCGCGCTCGAATGCGTGCGCATGCGCGTAAGCCGGCGCAAGGGGCCGGCGCCAGT CGACCTCAGCGCCGTCTCGGATGCGCAACATGGCTACGGATATGGCGACGATGTCAAACCTAACATTGACGCCGCGTTCCCGCTCCCGGTTCCGCTTACCTCACCTTCATTCCCTCTCCTTGCCGCCGCGTCTCCGAACGTCGACATGCTCGGCACCAACAACCTCGATCAGGTCGCATCACCCTCGGTCGTGGACAACATCATGGGCCTATTCTTCGACTACGTTTACCCGCTCACGCCGTGTCTGCACCGACCCACCTTCCTGGCTGAtctggcggcgcgccgcgacAAGACCGATCCCATCTTCTTCGCTCTCACTCTCTGCGTGCTGGCGTCGACACTTGTTCAGGTGCCCCGCAAGCTGGTCAACTTGCAGAAGGAGCAAGTTGAGAGCCTCGCGCGACGATGTGTGCGCGTTGCACGGCATAAGATTGCGTATATCTGGGACGAGCCGTCACCGATGCGTACAGAGTTTG TGGTCATCTTCTACCTCGAGGGCATCGTGCACCTGATCTTAGGCAACAATACCGcgcatgtcgtcgtcaccgcgCAGGCAAACCAATGTGCTCTCACCCTTCGACTGAACGAGGAGTCGAGTTACGAGGGTCTCAACCCAATCGAGACCGAGATCAGACGTAGGATCTACTGGCTCCTCTTCCAGGCGGATAAGAGCACAGCATGCAACCGCGCGCGCACGATCAACCTGAGGCTAGACGACGCACCTGGCCTCCGTCTCCCAaccgaggtcgacgatgaGCAGATCACCCTTGAAGGTATCATGCCCCAGCTGCCAGGTTGCACTCCGACGATTGCAGGCTTCAACATCGTCACCAACCTTTTCCGCGCGCTCAACGACGCGCTgctcctccagcgccgACGTACTACGCCCAGCATTGACAGCATCATTGCCGACCTGAACACGGTCGCGCGTTTGAGCGACGAGATCACAGAAATCACGAACAATGTTGCGAGCCCGCTGCGTATCCGCTTCTCATCCAAGCACGACTCGCGTGCAAGTTCTCCAGCGcagggatgggaggaggacatgcaagcgcgcctgcgcgacTTCTTCGCGGGTGTGACGCCCCAGGACTCGATCAACAGTTTCCGCGTGATGCAG GGCAACATCCTCGCCACACGCCAGGTCGTGCGCCTCGTGCTGCTGCAGACGCGTAACGCGCTCCTCGGACGGCTTGGCACTCTAACAAACTTGCCGCCTGAAGCTGTCCCGGGACTAGCGGGGTCGCGGGCTACCGAGACGCCGCTAGATATTGCGCATGATCTGCTCGACGGACTCAACAACCTCCCCGAGGAATGTGTGGCCGTCAACGGACCAAGTCTGGTGCAAAAAG TCCGCTACGTCGCGATCCAACTGCTTGACGGCACTGCGCTCCCGTCTCAACAAGCTGTGCGAGC ACAAAACCTCCTCATGCAGTTCCTGTCGGTTCTTGGCATCATCGAGGAGCTGTTCTCGTTTGGGCGCGACGTGTCGGCCGAGTAG